The following coding sequences are from one Granulicella sp. L56 window:
- a CDS encoding carboxylesterase/lipase family protein, which translates to MDKKQVTRRELLQGSALIVTGSAIAPNAMWGQTRSPVATTTSGKVRGFVQDGVNVFKGIPYGDDTAKRRFMPAVEPIAWTGVRDALAFGPQAPQPIHARSGRSAFSPLDEANPLNSEDCLHLNVWTAGLRDGRKRPVMVYIHGGAYSSSSSNGPVYDGIRLVKRGDVVVVTMNHRLNLFGYMYLAKLGGAEFADSGNAGQLDLVLMLEWVRDNIAEFGGDPSRVMIFGQSGGGAKCATLMAMPVAKGLFHRIVTMSGQQLTARTQEHATESAEAVLAAIGLSRANLQDIRDPEKVPMEKLVSAMRAGKYFGPVLDGRALPRDPFSPDAPAISANVPMILGNVHDETRFLIGSGDPSLFSLSWEELPVRLEKYRSFLGDLKTADIVADYRKWYPEYSPSDVFFAVTTAFRSWHGMVIESDRRAAQHGAGFQAGQGPTWAYNFAWKSPVDGGKWGAPHTMDIPFAFDNIEIAASMTGGEADAQKVADQVSNTFIAFARTGDPNNKAIPHWSRYELEHRPTMVWDSVSRVEDDPRGEERKLIHQAPYLQPGT; encoded by the coding sequence GTGGACAAGAAGCAGGTGACGCGGCGCGAGCTTTTACAGGGTTCGGCTTTGATTGTGACGGGATCAGCGATAGCACCGAATGCGATGTGGGGACAGACACGCTCTCCGGTAGCCACGACAACGTCAGGCAAGGTTCGCGGATTCGTTCAGGATGGCGTGAACGTCTTCAAGGGAATCCCGTACGGAGACGACACCGCGAAGCGACGGTTTATGCCTGCGGTAGAGCCCATAGCGTGGACCGGGGTGCGCGATGCGCTCGCCTTTGGCCCGCAGGCTCCGCAGCCGATTCACGCGCGCAGCGGACGTTCGGCCTTTTCTCCGCTCGATGAGGCCAACCCGCTGAACAGCGAAGACTGCCTGCACCTGAATGTATGGACCGCAGGGTTGCGCGATGGGCGCAAGCGCCCGGTGATGGTCTACATCCACGGCGGAGCCTATAGCAGCAGCTCCAGCAACGGCCCAGTCTACGACGGCATTCGTCTGGTCAAGCGCGGCGATGTCGTCGTCGTGACCATGAACCATCGTCTGAACCTGTTCGGCTATATGTACCTCGCAAAGCTGGGCGGTGCGGAATTTGCCGACAGCGGTAACGCAGGCCAGCTTGACCTGGTGCTGATGCTGGAGTGGGTGCGCGACAACATCGCCGAGTTTGGCGGCGATCCGTCGCGGGTGATGATTTTCGGACAAAGCGGCGGCGGAGCCAAGTGCGCGACCCTGATGGCGATGCCCGTGGCAAAGGGCCTCTTCCATCGCATCGTGACCATGAGCGGCCAGCAGTTGACTGCGAGAACTCAGGAGCACGCTACAGAATCGGCCGAGGCTGTGCTCGCAGCCATCGGCCTGTCGCGTGCAAATCTCCAAGACATTCGCGATCCCGAGAAAGTACCGATGGAAAAGCTCGTCTCTGCCATGCGTGCAGGCAAATACTTTGGCCCTGTTCTCGACGGTCGAGCCTTGCCAAGAGACCCGTTCTCGCCGGATGCGCCTGCAATCTCTGCAAACGTTCCGATGATTCTCGGCAATGTCCACGATGAGACGCGCTTCCTCATCGGGAGCGGCGACCCCTCGCTGTTTTCTCTCAGTTGGGAAGAACTGCCGGTTCGATTAGAAAAATACCGCTCCTTTCTCGGAGACCTGAAGACAGCGGACATTGTGGCGGACTATCGCAAGTGGTATCCGGAGTACTCACCGAGCGATGTCTTCTTTGCTGTAACGACGGCCTTTCGTAGTTGGCACGGCATGGTGATCGAAAGCGACCGCCGCGCCGCACAGCACGGCGCTGGATTCCAAGCGGGCCAAGGCCCGACATGGGCCTACAACTTTGCGTGGAAGTCGCCCGTGGACGGAGGCAAGTGGGGCGCGCCGCACACGATGGACATCCCATTCGCCTTCGACAATATAGAGATCGCAGCCTCCATGACCGGCGGAGAAGCCGATGCCCAGAAGGTAGCCGACCAGGTAAGCAATACGTTCATTGCCTTTGCCCGAACAGGCGATCCCAACAATAAGGCGATCCCCCACTGGTCTCGCTATGAGTTGGAACACAGGCCGACGATGGTCTGGGATTCCGTCTCACGCGTTGAAGATGATCCTCGCGGCGAGGAAAGAAAGCTGATCCATCAGGCTCCGTATCTTCAACCGGGAACTTAA
- a CDS encoding superoxide dismutase, translated as MAYELPPLPYDYAALEPTIDEATMKLHHDKHHQAYVTNLNGAVEKHPELGTKSPEDLLKDLASVPDDVRKVVQNNGGGHVNHTMFWQIMQPKGGGEPTGEIAAQIKADFGSFEDFKKQFNEATAKQFGSGWGWLIFEGGKLKVVTTANQDNPISQGHYPILGNDVWEHAYYLKYQNKRPDYLAAWWNTVNWDEINKRFATAKK; from the coding sequence GTGGCCTACGAACTACCCCCTTTGCCCTATGACTATGCGGCGCTTGAGCCCACCATCGACGAAGCGACGATGAAGCTGCACCATGACAAGCACCATCAGGCGTATGTGACCAACCTGAACGGCGCTGTCGAAAAGCACCCCGAGCTTGGCACGAAATCCCCCGAAGATCTATTGAAGGACCTTGCCAGCGTGCCCGACGATGTACGCAAGGTAGTGCAGAACAACGGCGGCGGCCACGTCAACCACACCATGTTCTGGCAGATCATGCAGCCCAAGGGCGGCGGCGAGCCCACCGGCGAGATTGCAGCCCAGATCAAGGCCGACTTCGGCTCGTTCGAAGACTTTAAGAAGCAGTTCAACGAGGCGACCGCCAAGCAGTTCGGCTCCGGCTGGGGCTGGCTGATCTTCGAAGGCGGCAAGCTGAAGGTCGTCACCACCGCTAATCAGGACAACCCCATTTCGCAGGGCCACTACCCGATTCTGGGCAACGATGTCTGGGAGCACGCCTACTATCTGAAGTATCAGAACAAGCGCCCCGACTACCTCGCCGCATGGTGGAACACCGTGAACTGGGACGAGATCAATAAGCGTTTCGCAACGGCGAAGAAGTAA